A genomic region of Magnolia sinica isolate HGM2019 chromosome 6, MsV1, whole genome shotgun sequence contains the following coding sequences:
- the LOC131249328 gene encoding probable carboxylesterase 8, which yields MGESESSITDDPYAVLQIVLNPDGSLTRPTIFPLSHPRAEAEQPHHVFSKDVPLNPSKKTWIRIFRPHFSTPTTPLPIIIDFHGGGFILHSAASAPLHALLERAARHVPAIFVAVEYRLAPEYRLPAAYDDAIDAVRWVRDQAISDLHRDTWMTPDLADFSRCFLMGSSAGGNIAYHAALRALDLDPPFKIAGLILNEPYFGGEQRTESELKMAQDRILPLNVNDLMWQLALPGGAHRDHEFCNPITPGSHHDRVGSLPPCLVRGYGGDPLVDRQRSLVRMLEGRGVHVLSRFREEGYHAVEFFDPQETPAFLTDVHDFISSVNSGR from the coding sequence atgggagagagtGAGAGTTCGATCACGGACGATCCTTACGCCGTCCTCCAGATCGTTTTAAATCCAGACGGTTCACTCACCCGGCCCACCATCTTCCCTTTATCTCATCCACGAGCTGAAGCCGAACAACCCCACCACGTTTTCTCCAAAGACGTACCTCTCAATCCTTCCAAGAAGACGTGGATTCGGATATTTCGACCCCATTTTTCGACACCAACGACCCCTCTTCCCATCATCATCGACTTCCACGGTGGCGGTTTCATCCTCCACAGCGCTGCATCTGCCCCCTTACATGCTTTATTGGAGCGCGCGGCTCGTCACGTGCCCGCAATCTTCGTCGCGGTCGAGTACCGTCTCGCGCCCGAGTACCGTCTCCCCGCCGCTTACGATGATGCGATCGATGCCGTCCGTTGGGTCCGAGACCAGGCCATCTCCGATCTCCACCGCGACACGTGGATGACACCCGATCTCGCCGATTTCTCCCGTTGTTTCCTCATGGGCAGCAGCGCCGGCGGTAACATCGCCTACCACGCGGCCCTGCGGGCGTTGGATCTGGACCCTCCATTCAAGATCGCTGGACTGATCCTGAACGAGCCCTACTTCGGTGGGGAGCAGAGGACGGAATCTGAGTTGAAGATGGCCCAGGATCGAATCCTGCCCCTCAATGTCAACGACCTGATGTGGCAATTAGCATTgcccggtggggcccacagggaccACGAGTTCTGCAACCCGATTACGCCCGGGTCCCACCACGATCGGGTCGGGTCGCTACCGCCGTGCTTGGTGAGGGGGTACGGCGGGGACCCGCTCGTGGACCGCCAGCGCTCGCTCGTGAGGATGCTTGAAGGGCGTGGGGTCCACGTGCTGAGCCGGTTCCGTGAGGAAGGGTATCATGCCGTTGAGTTCTTTGATCCGCAGGAGACCCCGGCCTTCTTGACGGACGTCCACGATTTCATCTCGTCAGTCAACAGTGGGCGATGA
- the LOC131249329 gene encoding probable carboxylesterase 8 — protein sequence MADTGSSITDDPYAVFQVVLNPDGTLTRTTIFPLCPPRAEAEQPHHVLSKDVTLNPSKKTWIRIFRPHFSTPTAHLPIIIDFHGGAFIRHSAASAPFHASCERMATHVPAIVLSVEYRLAPEYRLPAAYDDAIDAVRWVRDQAISNLHRDTWMTPDLADFSRCFLMGSSSGGNIAYHAALLALDLDPPFKIAGVILNEPCFGGEQRTESELRLAQDRIAPLHANDLMWQLALPGGANRDHEFCNPITPGSHHDRVGSLPPCLVRVYGGDPLVDREHSLVRMLEGRGVDVVSRFREGGYHGVEFFDPQETLAFLTDVQDFISSVNGGR from the coding sequence atggcaGATACTGGGAGTTCGATCACGGACGATCCCTACGCCGTTTTCCAGGTCGTTTTAAATCCAGACGGTACACTCACCCGAACCACCATCTTCCCTTTATGTCCTCCACGAGCTGAAGCCGAACAACCCCACCACGTTTTATCCAAAGACGTAACTCTCAATCCTTCCAAGAAGACGTGGATTCGGATATTTCGCCCCCATTTTTCGACACCAACGGCCCATCTTCCCATCATCATCGACTTCCACGGTGGCGCTTTCATCCGCCACAGCGCTGCATCTGCTCCCTTCCACGCGTCATGCGAGCGCATGGCCACTCACGTGCCCGCCATCGTTCTCTCGGTCGAGTACCGACTCGCGCCCGAGTACCGTCTCCCCGCCGCGTACGATGATGCTATCGATGCCGTCCGTTGGGTCCGAGACCAGGCCATCTCCAATCTCCACCGCGACACGTGGATGACACCCGATCTCGCCGATTTCTCCCGTTGTTTTCTCATGGGTAGCAGCTCCGGCGGTAACATCGCCTACCACGCGGCCCTGCTGGCGTTGGATCTGGACCCTCCGTTCAAGATCGCTGGAGTGATCCTGAACGAGCCCTGCTTCGGTGGGGAGCAGAGGACAGAATCGGAGCTGAGGTTGGCCCAGGATCGAATCGCACCCCTCCATGCCAACGACCTGATGTGGCAACTGGCATTGCCGGGTGGGGCAAACAGGGACCACGAGTTCTGCAACCCGATTACGCCCGGGTCCCACCACGATCGGGTCGGGTCGCTACCGCCGTGCTTGGTGAGGGTGTACGGCGGGGACCCGCTCGTGGACCGCGAGCACTCTCTCGTGAGGATGCTGGAGGGGCGTGGGGTCGACGTGGTGAGCCGGTTCCGTGAGGGAGGGTATCATGGCGTTGAGTTCTTTGATCCGCAGGAGACCCTGGCCTTCTTGACGGACGTCCAGGATTTCATTTCGTCAGTCAACGGTGGGCGATGA